The genomic interval TAACGAGTAGTTTAATGTATGCAGAGATCTATACCTGACCTAATATTGTATATGTAGTGAGTGTTCTTGACAAATATTGTCTAGTCTTAGAAAGGAACATCAGGTAGTTGCAAGTAAGGTAATAAAATCTGTACAAAACTAGAAATTACACATTATTCTATTAAAAGTAGATCATTTTGAGATCATAGGTCATGCGGATTTAGTTTAGTCAGTTGTTCgattatagaaaatttacaaCGCTTAGATCAATCATAAATAAGGAAATACACATTTTTCCTACATCCAACAACAATATATTGGGAATACAATCATATTAGAAATAATTCATTGCATCTGACAGTAGGAACCATAAAGTTTCATAAACTAATAAAAGCAAGGATAGCGTACGAAGTTCAGAGAACTAAGAAGACAATCGCCATTACCGTACCCCATATgggaaataacaaaaaatcattaataCTGCCTGATATGGAATTAAGTTTCTTCACTTGCTTCATGTATGGCCATCTCCAACAGATAGATCATTGCGTTAACGATCATTTTCATGTCGGAGAAGCATCTCTATTACTTGGCTCATGGTGGGTCTTGCATCTCTGTCTTCCTCCACGCACCGTAAAGCGACATCAACCAATACTTCCATCTTGGCTACATCAAATTCACCCTGTAACTTTGGGTCTACAATCTTTCCAAGTGAATCCGAGCCCTTTCTACGACCATTTTCACTAATCTTCTCTCTGACCCAATTAACCAGCCCTCTGACCTCCATCATCTCCCCGTCATTGCTAAAGCTGGTGTGATGACCAGTCATTGGGGTCTTCCCCGTGACCATCTCCAGCACAACCATGCCATAGCTATAAACATCGACTTTAGAGGTGATGTGGAGATTGAAAATCCACTCGGGAGCCATATAACCTCTTGTTCCTCGAATCCTCGAGAAGCTTGAATTGCTATTGCCACCGGCTCGGTTTAACAGCTTGGAGAGGCCAAAGTCTGCCACTTTTGGCTGGTAATCACCATCCAACAGTATGTTCTGAGGCTTCACGTCGCAGTGCAGAACCCATTCCAAGCATTCTTCGTGGAGATAAGCCAGGCCCTTTGCAGTTCCAAGAGCAATATCAAACCTCTGAAGTGAATTAAGTGTTTGGGAAGAAGACAGGGTTTCTGCCAAGGACCCATATTCCATATACTCGTAAACCAGAAGTCTGTGCTTTCCTTCCACGCAATATCCCCACATCTCTATCAGGTTCATGTGGTTAAGCCTTCCGATGGTACTTAACTCTACCATAAATTCTTCCTCTCCTTGGTAATTAGCTTCATTGATCAGCAGCTTGATCGCGGCTACTCGGCCATCTTGCAACACCCCCTTATAGATAATGCCGCTGCCGCCTCTTCCAATCTCGTGCGAGAAATTTCTCGACGCCTTCTTCAGCTCATCGTACGTGAATTTTCGAAATCCGGTGTTGAGTTTAAGGAGACGTTGTCTAGCCACACCTGATCTATCAAGTtgggttatgtacatgaagcaCCACACGGTACAGATACAAACAATCTCAAACCCTGCAAGTGCAAAGGCAAAGGAAACCATGAACTTCAATACGGCATTTTGTTTCGGTTTCTTGTAATAACTTCTATCGAGCCACGAGATAACTTGATGTGAACAATCCAAGCTGAGATTCCGAAGGGGTTTTATATAGAAAGACAGTGAGGCATTCGGCAATCTCTCATGGGGCTCTGTATCGGAAGACAGTAAGTCTTTCGGCAATCTTACAAAGAGTCGATGATGCACAAAATCTGGAGAACGATATCCGTTGACAAACAGTCTCTTGGGATAGCAGTCCAAGTAAACTTTGGAAGAACTATATTCGAATTGGAATCCAAGACAATCGCAGTGATTCAAGCATTCATTCACACACATCTCCAGCGTGTAGTTGTAATAGATCGTGATATCGTAGCCGTAGAAATCAGTATTAGGAAGCTGGATAAAATCGGTCTCACCAACCGTGCAGGAGAGAGGAGTGGTGAAATTTGGTTGGCATCCAAGAGACCAATCGGAAGGATCTATGACGTTGTAGCCTGGTAAGCAAGCGCATCTCCTTGATTTAGCTTCGGATTTCTCATTTGGCAGGTAGGTACAAAATGAGTTGGGTCCGCAAATGCCTGTTGGAAGAAAATTATTAGAGCACAGCTAGCGAGTTATGAATAGAGGGGGACTGGACTCAGACAAAGAACAGCTATCAAGGTATATATCAAGCTACAAACATAAAAGATAATTAAtacgaaaatattattttttatattttttgataaccCAAGTTTCGAGTTCGCCCGACTAATTTTGGGAATGGACGTTTTTTCCTCTCAATTCGCCCGTTGAGTAAACCTAGATGCGGTCATAGTCTATACACACATAGAATAGGATATTCAATTCACACCTTCATATGGGACAATTGCCACCACAAGAATTTAATCTCAGATACTCTCTGTGAAACTCCACATGCTTTGTTGTTGAGCCATGCCCGTGGGGGCTTATTCtttttatacttaaaaccaAGGGGTCCCCGCTTCTCAGTCACTTTTTGGAAGAATGTCTCACCTACCCATTAAACCACAATTCGCTTGCTGGGCGACCACACTAAACGAACAAAGTCAATTACCATCTGAAGATAAAGGTTGTGGCCCTATGGTATAACACAGCTCTTATCGGCGCCGAATATCCCTCATGTTAGACTTTACTTGCTGCTTTGTGGGGCGTTTCATTATTGGTttgtcactacaagaaaaataggttttagtgacgaaattttgTGGTTGAATTCTTCCATCACTAATTAGCGATGGATATtctgtaaaaaatatttttaaatatttttttaatttcgtaacgaaattagcgacggaaagatccgtcactaaatttagcgatgaaattagtgacaaaaatcccatcactaaattttttttaatattttcaataaatttaaaactttagcgatggaacaaatccgtcgctaaaaaataaaaaaattaaattaaaaatttaaaactttagtaATTGAAcaaatccgtctctaaaaagaaaaaaattaaattcaaaattcaaaattcaacgaCGAAATAAAATtcatagctaaaaaataaaaaaaattaaattaaaaatttaaaactttagcaATGGCACAAATTTgtagttaaaaaagaaaaaaaattaaattaaaaatttaaactttcgtgatgaaataaatttgtcactaaaagagaaaaaaattaaattaaaaattcaaactttcgCGATGGAATAAATTGGTcgctaaaagagaaaaaaaattaaaacaaaaattcaaattttagcgGCAGAACAAAattcgtagctaaaaaataaaaaaattaatttaaaaatttaaaactttaccGATGAGACaaatccattgctaaaaaataaaaaaattaaattaaaaaatcaaactttagcatttgaacaaaatctgtcgctaaaaaataatataaattaaaaatttaaaaatttagcgacaataCAAATTTGtcactgaaaaaaaaaattaaattaaaaatttaatatttagcggcCGAACAAATTTGtctctaaaaactaaaaaaataaaattgaaaattaaaattttaaatttaaataaaaa from Diospyros lotus cultivar Yz01 chromosome 8, ASM1463336v1, whole genome shotgun sequence carries:
- the LOC127807557 gene encoding putative receptor protein kinase ZmPK1 gives rise to the protein MRTPIFLVIILVLQSLSPSSSTISSLTKGSSLSVEKPDDVLVSPNGVFSAGFYSVGDNAFCFAIWFTQRLHDGSHTIVWMANRDQPVNGRLSKVKLLKNGDLILTDAGQLDVWSAGTGNRSISKVQLQLNNTGNLVLLGSESKTWSSENSITLWQSFDWPTDTLLPYQRLTRYAKLLSSRSRSNYSSSYYKLFFDNDNFLKLLYDGPVLSSLYWPDPWLIGWQANRSPYAYGRERSAVFNASGHFQSTDGLEFSAADYGVGVQRRLTMDVDGNARLYSLDETKGRWTVSWQAMAQPCKIHGICGPNSFCTYLPNEKSEAKSRRCACLPGYNVIDPSDWSLGCQPNFTTPLSCTVGETDFIQLPNTDFYGYDITIYYNYTLEMCVNECLNHCDCLGFQFEYSSSKVYLDCYPKRLFVNGYRSPDFVHHRLFVRLPKDLLSSDTEPHERLPNASLSFYIKPLRNLSLDCSHQVISWLDRSYYKKPKQNAVLKFMVSFAFALAGFEIVCICTVWCFMYITQLDRSGVARQRLLKLNTGFRKFTYDELKKASRNFSHEIGRGGSGIIYKGVLQDGRVAAIKLLINEANYQGEEEFMVELSTIGRLNHMNLIEMWGYCVEGKHRLLVYEYMEYGSLAETLSSSQTLNSLQRFDIALGTAKGLAYLHEECLEWVLHCDVKPQNILLDGDYQPKVADFGLSKLLNRAGGNSNSSFSRIRGTRGYMAPEWIFNLHITSKVDVYSYGMVVLEMVTGKTPMTGHHTSFSNDGEMMEVRGLVNWVREKISENGRRKGSDSLGKIVDPKLQGEFDVAKMEVLVDVALRCVEEDRDARPTMSQVIEMLLRHENDR